Proteins encoded by one window of Streptomyces uncialis:
- a CDS encoding ArsR/SmtB family transcription factor has protein sequence MTTEESRRDGTRRVLDPERDAAALKALTHPLRIRLLGLLRQHGPATASELAARTGESSASTSYHLRVLAKYAFVAEAVHRDGRERRWRAEHLVTSWSNEAMGASSEGRAAVAAMRRRQVEHLAASLDQHEADVEAGRLGQEWREPSGITDLLPRLTPESAVELQRVYEERLAELTAQDAEDPRALQVVVLTATLPLAPEAAGTGPTENTTGPLGDTTRDAGSTVDAKDTGPAESTEPAPDAGSAPDAGEAEDGPGSGSTR, from the coding sequence GTGACCACCGAAGAGAGCCGTCGCGACGGCACCCGTCGTGTCCTGGACCCCGAGCGCGACGCGGCAGCGCTCAAGGCCCTCACCCACCCCCTGCGCATCCGGCTGCTCGGCCTGCTGCGCCAGCACGGTCCGGCGACCGCCAGCGAGCTGGCGGCCCGTACCGGCGAGTCGTCCGCGTCCACCAGCTACCACCTGCGGGTACTGGCGAAGTACGCCTTCGTCGCCGAGGCGGTGCACCGGGACGGCCGGGAGCGGCGCTGGCGGGCGGAGCATCTGGTCACCTCGTGGAGCAACGAGGCCATGGGCGCGTCCTCGGAAGGCCGGGCCGCGGTCGCGGCCATGCGACGACGGCAGGTCGAACATCTGGCGGCCTCGCTCGACCAGCACGAGGCGGACGTGGAGGCCGGGCGGCTGGGCCAGGAGTGGCGGGAGCCTTCCGGGATCACCGACCTGCTGCCCCGGCTCACCCCCGAGTCGGCCGTCGAACTACAGCGTGTCTACGAGGAGCGCCTGGCCGAACTGACCGCCCAGGACGCCGAGGACCCCCGCGCACTACAGGTCGTGGTGCTCACCGCCACCCTCCCGCTCGCCCCGGAGGCAGCGGGCACCGGGCCCACCGAGAACACCACCGGCCCCCTCGGGGACACCACCCGGGACGCGGGGTCAACCGTGGACGCCAAGGACACCGGCCCCGCCGAAAGCACGGAGCCGGCCCCGGACGCCGGATCAGCCCCCGACGCCGGGGAAGCCGAAGACGGGCCGGGCTCCGGGAGCACCCGATGA